The Raphanus sativus cultivar WK10039 chromosome 2, ASM80110v3, whole genome shotgun sequence DNA segment tttagacatcaatctatttttaatatttaacattttaatacaaaaattaacatataaaaataaatgttacaaCATTTTACTTATGACACATGTTATCATTATAATGATCCTTATatcattaaattatttaattggttcATCTAAACATATACTATGCTTTTTATTAAGATcttcataaattaattattaatgtataaaattgtatttttctttttttcattaagtaaaaactacaaaattacctattattatgattaaaatatatattggacTCTTCATTCGTCACAAGGATATTACAATAATAGCGATAAATCCATCGGAAATCTTTGAACTACTCACACAAAATCAAACCACAAATTTCAATTGCACAATCGTTTCCAAGGTTTTAGAAATTGGTACTTTTGTAAATTGGCCGACagatttaaaaaatctaatggGCCAGATACActagtatttaaattttggatcagaATCCACTAACATTAAAGCCCAAGCACTTTGGTTATCAAAATAGTCAGAAGTCCCATTTATTCAAACAAAGCTTAAAATGTTACAAAGCTAATACAGAAAAACATGAACTGAACCTTAGTAAAGAGAAAGGGTATCACCACACAATCCTGGCATCAAACTGAACCCATAACTTAAATGCTTACGCAACTGAGTTCATATAACTCGAAAAATCCCAAACCAAATAaagaaactaaaccaaacacacactcagtgacaaaaaaaaaaaaaccaaacacaCTCAACCGCAGCCCATGTAAAAAGCACACACTCATGCAGCAGTCTGAGCCATCTACCTTATACTTCCGTCCATAGCTTGTTATTAAATCAAACTATAGTATACATTCTTTACAACCGACTTAACCTCGTGGAACCCATTTTACTAGCCATCTCCTTGAGCACGAACTTAGGAATCTTCCCTGTAGATGTCTTAGGCAACTCATCAAGGAACTTAACCGTCTTAGGCACCATGTAACGTGGCATCTTCTTCCTACAATACTCAATCACCTCCTTCTCCGTGGGTTTCCGGGTCAACCCGGGTTTCAAACTCACGAAAGCACACGGCGTCTCTCCCCAATGCTCGTCAGGTCTAGCCACCACAGCCGCTTCATTCACCGCCGGGTGCGTGTACAACACCGCCTCCACCTCCACGCTGCTCACATTCTCTCCACCCGTTATGATCACATCTTTCGACCTATCCTTGATCTCGAGATACCCGTCTCCGTGCAACACTCCAACGTCTCCCGTGAAGAACCACCCGTTCTTTAGAGCTTTTCTCGTTCCGACAGGATCTTTCAAGTAACCGAGCATGATCGAACTCCCTCTCATCACTATCTCCCCCATTGTCGCACCATCTCTCTCCACGCTCCGACCCGAACCCGGATCCACCACGTCTATATCCGTAAACCCGACCGTTCTCACCCCTTGCCGGCCCTTTAAACTCGCCTGGTCCCTCGCCGGTAAACGGTTCCACTGCGGCTTCCACGCGCAGGAGACGACAACCCCGGCTGTTTCCGTTAAACCGTACCCGTGGCTGACGACAAAACCGAGAGACTCCGCCCGGAGGAGCACCGTCACCGGCGGCGGAGAACCGGCGGTTAAAAAATTCACCGGATTTTTAAGAGGCTCCTCGTGAGTCGCCGTCAGCATGTTGAGCACCACCGGCGCGCCGCACATGTGAGTAACGCCGTGATCACGGATCAGACGGTGGATTAACGGCGCCTGGATCTTACGTAAACACACGTTAGTTCCTCCCACGGCTGCGATACCCCACGGGTAGCACCAGCCGTTAGCGTGGAATATCGGTAGGGTCCACAAGTAAACCGGGTTCTTCGGTACGGTCCAATCGATCAACGAATCGAGTGCCATGACGAAAATACCCCTGTGAGAGTGCACCACTCCTTTGGGAGACGACGTCGTACCGGAGGTGTAGTTGATAACGATCGGATCCCACTCGCTCTCGGGTCGGATCCAGTTAAAACCCAGATCTCCTCTCTCAATTAAATCGTTATACGAGTAACTGAATTTCGAACGGTCCGCCACGTCagcaccttcttcttctccctcctCGTCGATGAGGACGAGGATCGGCGGCTTGTCGAGTTTCGAGACGGCTTCGACGGCGAGGTCGGAGCAAAAGACGTCGACGAAGAGGAGCTTGGACTCGCAGTGGCGGAGGAGAACGGAGACGGTGGCGGCGTCGAGGCGGGTGTTGACGTTGTTGAGGATGGCGCCGCTCATCGGGACGGCGAACTGGAGCTCGCACATGGCCGGAGTGTTGGCGGAGAGGACGGAGACGACGTCGGATCTTCCGATGCCGATGGAAGACAGAGAGGACGCGACGCGGAGGCAGCGGAGGTTGGTCTCCCGCCACGTGTGCGCGGTGGAAGCGCCGTAGACGATGGAGGTGCAGTCTCCGTACACGGTGGAGGCTCTCTCTAGGAAGCTCAACGGCGTCAGCGGTGGCGAGTTTGCAGCGCTTGGCTTCAGCTCCTCCATTTagttttcttgattttcttgagTGACCACAACGAGAGATATATAGctatttatagagagagagcCAAGGTTCAGACAAATATAAAGTTACGTTTATAACTAAAGGTCGCATGGATTTGGTAACTGTAAGAAAAGTCGGTAACTGCTCCGACAAGGAATGATATCAGAATGAACTTAACTGTGGTCGAATGGTAGTGTAAGACCAGGTCGAAAGATAGATAATACACttttgtagagagagagagagccaatcttcagacaaaaataaaatttaacttaaaaGAATAAGTAAAAGTTGACTGGATTTGGTTAGTGAAGACTAAAAATGAAGATCACGATTAGTTTGAGCAAAGTCAGTAACTGCTCCGTCAAGGAATGATAAGAAGATAAGGTCCGATTGGCTAAAAGGACtttaagttttttgtttttgttttttctttagctTTATGATATGGTTTTCTTAAACCatgtttaatttgattttataaaaccaattgaaaaggaaactaaaaatttgattttattcatTCTAAAAAATGATCAAAGTTTAAGAAGtttgactagattttgatcatggcttttaaagcgcggataTTTTATACCGTATTATAAATCTAattgaatttataaatttaatttaaataaataatttataaatttgatttaaataaataatttataattgttcaactagtgtttcaaaaataatttttatataatactatttgattttcaagcagaatttttaatatttaactcaGATTTGCGGTTGAATTGATAGATCTAACAACATGTATATAGTATAATTCAGATTTAATAAAAGAATGTTGATTAAAAGTTCGATAGAACCtggttaaaatctaaaaacctgTTACTAACCCGCAATTGATAtatttgtgtaatttatttaaaattatatgaaatcattataaaataactataatgactatttatgtaatttatttaaaGTTAATGTTGCAGTTTGTGTGTTTTCATTTATATGTAATGTTTTACTATACTATAATTCttctttattaattttgttcttAATGAtgtagttatatattttatagttatgtAAAAGATTTAGgcttttatttaatcttttgttACTCTCTTGCAATTTTCTGTTTCAAAACAAGtgtcattttacattttcaatgcaaatttttgtacataattttttattatcctTTCAGCTAACCGATagacatttatttaaaattatttttatttaaatagttatgcattaaataaatgtatattagTATATTGTATCAGTTTCTTAATCTgtaacacttattatgaaacaagaGTAATAATTTagaatatctataaatttttaaagttttaaaggttaatataacattttgtttttggtcAACCTTAAAACAAGGTTAATCTTGGAGATGTACTTAgtaaaaatagaatgaaaataatttaaactattGGAAACGGGAAGCCCATGCTTCGACGCTTCTCCCAAGACGGTCTGTTTGTCCATTTCATATAGGTTGACCTGATGGTCCTGATCACTGATTGGAACAGAGCAATggaatcttttatatatatgcaaTTAAAGGACCACATGCTTCTTGCAGAATGAAGATAATATAAACGTTTACTTGCACAACCAATCACGCAATATGATTGATGTAATAATCCAATATAATATTGCAGCCAGCGCAAAACGTGAGTGATGTATCAGTTAAACATGTGTATCCAGGGTAAGCAATGTTAAATCATACTATAAGTGAGTCTCAAAAGACAAAATCTCTCAGTCTCACATTTCGGTAGTTGCAAGagatttttagtaaaatataagaTGGATAGACCAACACTTAAACAGTGACTACTTTTATTTTGCATCAATTCATCTTGAACGAATGTTGATGTTTCTATGTGTGTGTCGATTTGGATTAATGAATAATCAGCATAACAACAAATGCCCAAGTGCCCGCTGGATAGTCACACTATACAATACATTGAGCGAGACAGAGTTGGCGTTTTCATTCACTCCGGTGACAATTCTCTGAGACAATAGAAAAAGAATGACCGAACCAGTTTAGGTGTTTTAGGCACTGTCGTGGCGCTCAATGCCACGGCCCATGGTACTTGGCAAAACCGGTGTAAATGCTTTCAAGAAAGACCAGCTCTGTGCTTTTGAGGCTGAACTTGGCGGAAGAAGTGGTGTGAGCTAAGAGCAGAGGAAGAAAAGAAGCCTATGAAACTGCATTGTGTTTTGTGTTTCTCTCTTAGTGTTTATCTTAACTGTCTAAGCTACTAGGAACCTAGCTTAGTTCTTCCTTGGCGTTttcatcttctccatctctgtttcttctcccCTGTTTCAATCTAATCAAATGCTGAGTCTTGGGATGGCTGAGTGCTTAACATGGAAGACTTGCAGATATGAAAATTGTGAATGTTTATATTCAATaccaaaaaagagagaaaaagttGAGGAACATATGAATGAGTGATGCCACATCGCAACCGCAGATATAATTTCAGTATTCAGACGCTACAATCCAGTTCTTGAGTTATTTATTTAGTATTCAACTCTTTATGATGAACCCATTGATTTATTAAACACTTTATCATGAACCATCGCCACATTGCTATAGAAACATTTGTTTCTCCCTCCTCCATCTGGGAAACTAAGATGTTAAGTGCCGTTGCAGCCATAGAAACAGACGAGCACAGATTAAAAATACTTGCAAAAGCAAACCAACATTACCCTTCAGGACCGATTGAGCAAGCATAGGttcttaatatttaataaataaggaCGAAAATAGTCATGAATTGCAAAGCgaaaatagaaagaaaaccAAGTCTATCATCATCCACAGAGTAAAGAGAAGGACAATAACATAAAAGGGGTTTTGCTTCAATGACAGGCCATTGATCATTCAAAAGCCCACTGGTTCTCTCTGCGcacctcctcctcttcctcggGTGTAAAGTCGTTCTTGATGTTGAAGGTCTGGCGAATCTCCTCTGGAGTCTTGCCCTTGATCATATCAGCAACCGTCTGGCATGTCAGGTCAAGAAGGTTCTTGATGTTCAAGTAGTTAGCAGCCTGCAATatccaaaacaataaaaaaaaaatccattagaTTCCAAATTCAAATCACAATCGATTCCATAAGAACACTAACAATCTCAACCTCACGAAAAAAATCCAATCTTTaaacaaaaccctaattttcaaAATCGAAAACCCTAACAACCTCAATCCCACGAAAGAACCGATCTTTAAGCGAAACCCCCAAATTTTAGATACGAGAGAACGAAACCCTAATTTTCAAAATCGAAAACCCTAAACTTCTCAACCCCACGAAAGATCCAATCTTTAAACGAAACCCTAATTGTCAAAATCGAAACTCTAACAATCTCAATTCCACGAAAGATCCAATCTTgaaacaaaaccctaattttcaaAATCGAAACCCTAACAATCTCAATCCCACGAAAGATCCAACCTTTAAacgaaaccctaatttcaaaatcaaaaaacaCTAACCAGGATGAGCTCGAAGAGGGTGGCCTGATCGATCTTCATGAACTCGCCGTCCCACGCCTTGAGGTCATCGTCGGAGGAAGCGCCACCGTCGACGGCCTCGGTCTTGGAAGCGGCGGCGTCGACGTGCTTCTTGCAGTACTCAATCACCTTGGCGAGGATCTTGCTCGTGACGTTGGGGAGAGGGATCCCGTTGTCGACGCAGTCGTCTTCGACCATGTGGGCTATGGTCTGAGACTCGAGAGCCACGGCCTCGTCCACCTCGAAGGACTCGCCGTCGGAGCTTTTCAACACGATCTTCTTCGTCGACATCTTTTGTGAGATGGTTTTGATTTCTAGAAGAGATCTGAGAGAAGCGTTCAAGGTTAGGGTAAGGAAGGGAAGTGGCTGCGTCTCTATCTCTATATATAAATCccctttttttttacaagtcGGTTTAATAGTCAGAAATAaggaaaatttatttatttatttatttatttcccaaagtgaaaaatagaaaatatcatcataattttattaaagttaAATCTGGagaaaagtatatattaattttgacCCTTTTTGTcgacaaatttttttttttggcccTTTTCCAATTCGTTAtttgtttttgagttttgtCACATCAAAAATTTAACTCATGAATTAGTGTTGTGAAAcagaaaataagtttttttgttgtttggcTAAGAATCGCATATGTCctttgggaaaaaaaaattcaacgtCTATCATAAAAGTCATTATTATCTAAACATCAAAATTTGggaaatagataaaaagaagAGATTACATGAGATACATATCTTTTTTAATAACCTCAAACCAATTCATTAGATACTATTCTTAAATTGTCACTTTAGAATTGGGcatatctttgtttttttcctattttaattaaattagatGTTTTGCCTGCACTTACAGatttaatagtttaaaaaattataaaaaatatactataaattcaaaaacctttgaataaaatatttaataattaactaaatattaatttttataatcaatatttttatttttataaaatatttttgttacgtaaataaacttaaatagtcatatatacataaactgtgtttatttttaaaatatatgatgtaaaatagttttagataatataatatagagtcatttagataatgatgaatacgaaactaatgaaatttatttttaatttatggataattatatattaacaaatataacctaattatttattaaaataataaagattttcagcgctgtaaatttaaaacatgagagtgaacaaattatttttaaaataatagaataaataaatttgaatctTCTGctaaattttttagaaattatcacaataagtgattttgattgctttaaaaaattatagtaaaaaaataaattattattttatcttatgtgaatatatatatatatatatatattcattaaaaTAGAGTcggtttaatataattaaaccaaaatataatataaacatatatgtaatactttaatattactaaattatacttcctctgtttcttaaagagtgtcgttgtgacatttttcacacagattaagaaagttgttgaaatatatgtaagttgtaattaattatacctctttgaccaataatattttagataataaaattatttataaaatcaatgcagtttgtaattaattttcagctgaaagttagtataatttacattggaattatAAACTGACACTCTTTgtataacaagaaaatgagctcagagtgacaATTATTATGAAATAGAGGAGTAGTGTATAAGTTTGACTATGATATTGTCTTTagcaaattttaattattttcaaagtaatgataaagttttagttaaatcactaaaaatatttattgattaatattaataattaagtataaaatatgattaaatctATAATTATGGAGAGCATgacatataaataaattcaCTTCACAAATAAttgtatagatagatagatatataaatttttttatatcttaattttttaaaattttataatataaataattattttatgaaaaaaaacaatatataagaattatcttattttaaaaataattaatattattaatataaattcgttttacatatataagaatttattttaaaaatattaatattattaatataaattcgttttaactatataataaattcacaaataatagtatagatatagataaattattctatatcttattttttaatcattataacagaattaattattttgagataacaacacaatatataagaattatcttatttaaaaaaattgattaatataaattcgtttttaatatatatttttagattttagataatcttgatattattagttttaataatttttctaaTCAAAgaattaaaattcgtttttaattttttgactaatttatatgttgtaTTCATTAAGATTTAGATAATATTAagtattaaccactctaactttttattttaaatatatttctaaattttggataatccttatcattattaatttagtcatttatgtaattaaataattaaaattcgtttttattagaattatatttattttaaaattatttccttttcaattatataaaaattaaaaatttacttgattaatattttgtttctcagACGGCTATTCtatacttgattaatattttgttatgtgttttgttatataaaatatttttttgtcttttaactttatttgtacactaaagtatatttatagattatcttttattttaaaacttatttccttttcaattgtataaaaattttacttgattaatatttagttatggtttgtgttttttttttaattttgaactttttattataagattCTTACAGAAAACAACACAATATGTATaagaactatttttattttaatatatatttttagactTTAGTTAattcttaatattattagttttaataatttatctaatcaaaacaattaaaattcgtttttttattttgtggttaaTTTAAATGttgcattcattaaaaaaataaatgatattgaccactctaactttttttattttaaaatatacttctAGATTTTTGATAATCCTTATCATTGTTAATTTTAGTcgtttatctaatcaaataattaaattttgtatatatatttatagataatttatatatttattcattaattataatttttgaaaatttctttgtacacatatttattatatagaaataaatcttaaaagtcacttaatattctattttcaattatataaaattaataattttatttgattaacatttagttatatactttatgttttcaactttatattaaaaaatcagataacaacacaacatacatatatgaattatatttatattttaaaatattttagattttggataaatcttactattattaattttaatcaattatctaaccaaatttttaattaattttcgtttttatttttagtttaattatatattttattcattaaggtagtatcgatattaaccactctaattTTTAACGTGAGAGATTTGTTGCGAAAAAtcaattcataaataatagtatagatataaattAGAATTATTAGATATTATAGAATTATTGTTGTTAAGATGGATATTCAGaatgattttttgtttaatttttatgacAAACCAAATTTATGTTGGGCAATTTGTCGTTTGCGGAGAGTTTGGAACTTTGGATTACTTCTTTGTAGAAGTTTCCGAGATATCTATTTTCTGAAATAGGTGAAAGTGTTGTTCTCAAGGAATAAATTCTATATTGATGttattaatcttttttattcattttcttaTGCACGTGTGTGGATTGAGTTTTGATGCTTTAGAGTTTTTCTACATAATTATGTACAATACTTAAATTCGTTATTTTTCACTTTGTTAGAAAAATGGAGTATCATTAGAGAGAACTCAGAAATTTTAGAATGAATACCAAATCAAGTTCTCTGGAGTAAAATGCCAACATGAGTAATATCATTTGTTTGAACTGAAAGTTTCTGATCCGCTATAATAAGATCACaaagattatttttatgaaagttttcaaacagaaaaatcaaattagacacagtttgtaaataaattttgtacATTCTCTTATCAAGAATTTTCTTTTACCAAGGTTTTGCTTTAAAGTACCGTAATGTTTCTGCATTCATATCgcatctatctatattattatttatgaagcgattttgctgatttgtcatgttctccctaattttaggtgattttccttatttattatattttattaggttttagcaaaatcattgatttattatttattttttggttaaaaatcactaatttattaattttaaaatacccttaataaattattataaatatcaaaaacgaatttagttttaatgatattaaattatttgttatattaaaaaattatttaatttccttatttttcatatttttttaggttttcGACTTTTAGCtaggttattgatttattattagtttctaattGATTCGCTAATTTCTTAACTTAAAAAATACCTGTAATGAAttttatacataattaaaaacaaattttattttaacatataaaattatatgttatattaaatattaaataattgattctaaaataataaaagaaaattatcaaaaaattaaaataagataattatatatattgtgttgctatctgaaaacaattttttattataaaggttaaaaaattaagatgcaaaaatattataattaaattttagtcaagaaaatacatatatatatatatatatatatatatatatatataaagatattttctaaactatttctaagatatgaatgttttaaaaaataacacaataataagtatatatttttataaaaaatatttgacatatataaatactttGATGTTCgatataatcatttgaaaacataaagaataaCTTATTATACTgatttttagattaataagacatacaTTAATAAGTATTGATAAGAAGATTATGTGTGCATGGGTGGGTAAAACACAttcctaactaaaataaatcaaaatttcatttgtAATTGCtgaacattaaattattttttgatcttGAAAATCACAAAACATTATCACAACAATGtactaaaaccaaaatattaaatcttataCAAATAATCTATAAAAGAAATAGGAAacttagtaaaaatataaagaaacataaaacaagaataaaatattgaatagtataaaataatttaagtataatctaaacaaataaaaaggtaTGTTCTATAAgttattggttttttttttgtctctcacACTTTCTTAAATCtaatttgttaataatatatataagctaTTAATCattgttatttttgttgatgTCTTTTTAGCCGTGattgtttctaatattttattgcTGGTGAGATCTTTTTAATTTACAACTACAATAagtgtttaatttcaaattcaagtttccTAATCATAAATTGGTTGTTAGCAGTGATAAATTTTGTATCCAAAATATACAGTTATAAATGCAAAGATGAAAAAAGGAGTAGAATTTAATGCATAATGGTCAATACAAATactgaaattaaataatttactcaaaatttgtatcaaatttaataatttacatttaaactacaaaataacactaaaattaaattaatccGCACGAGGTGCGGGTAATCATCTAGTTCTGTTAGAAGAACATTAAACTCTGAACATGCACAACATCAGGCATTCTGCATTCATACTGTTGGGCTTTTCCAAGTCCATGTCCAACTCTCtattgtccgattagtacgatattgtccactttgggcccgaAGGCAAAGCCCACATGTATTTATTTCTGGGACaccttcccaaaaggcctcgtactaatcagagtgtgacttctctttatatattagacactccttgtctaattctccaatgtgAGACTTAGTTTGATATCTCACATTCTCTCCCTCGAACTAAGAATCACATTCATCTCGTGTCCCACAACTGACTTTCAGGATCTTCTGACTTGATC contains these protein-coding regions:
- the LOC108841772 gene encoding probable acyl-activating enzyme 5, peroxisomal; translation: MEELKPSAANSPPLTPLSFLERASTVYGDCTSIVYGASTAHTWRETNLRCLRVASSLSSIGIGRSDVVSVLSANTPAMCELQFAVPMSGAILNNVNTRLDAATVSVLLRHCESKLLFVDVFCSDLAVEAVSKLDKPPILVLIDEEGEEEGADVADRSKFSYSYNDLIERGDLGFNWIRPESEWDPIVINYTSGTTSSPKGVVHSHRGIFVMALDSLIDWTVPKNPVYLWTLPIFHANGWCYPWGIAAVGGTNVCLRKIQAPLIHRLIRDHGVTHMCGAPVVLNMLTATHEEPLKNPVNFLTAGSPPPVTVLLRAESLGFVVSHGYGLTETAGVVVSCAWKPQWNRLPARDQASLKGRQGVRTVGFTDIDVVDPGSGRSVERDGATMGEIVMRGSSIMLGYLKDPVGTRKALKNGWFFTGDVGVLHGDGYLEIKDRSKDVIITGGENVSSVEVEAVLYTHPAVNEAAVVARPDEHWGETPCAFVSLKPGLTRKPTEKEVIEYCRKKMPRYMVPKTVKFLDELPKTSTGKIPKFVLKEMASKMGSTRLSRL
- the LOC108820457 gene encoding SKP1-like protein 1A: MSTKKIVLKSSDGESFEVDEAVALESQTIAHMVEDDCVDNGIPLPNVTSKILAKVIEYCKKHVDAAASKTEAVDGGASSDDDLKAWDGEFMKIDQATLFELILAANYLNIKNLLDLTCQTVADMIKGKTPEEIRQTFNIKNDFTPEEEEEVRRENQWAFE